The window CTGATTTTTGGTGGGAAAATTAGCTGTTGTTGGTGGCAAAATTTCCCCCTTGATCTGGCAGCTTTTTGCCAAATAAGGAAAGCTAGTAATCCGGTTTTCTAAAAAGGGTTGTACTGTTTTTTCCCCTGATCTGGCAGCTATTTACCAAATAAGGGAAAGCTAGTAATCCGGTTTTCTAAAAAGGGATGGGCCGTACGGTCGGCCTAAATTACGGCCGGCGGTAGGTTAGCCAAGCCCtttctttttactttttttttaactCCTGCTAACCTGCATCGGAGAGAGGCATCAACCACCACAGTACGAGGGGATAAAGCAATTGACGCCTTGTTTAGTTCGCTACAAAATTCTAAAACTTTATAAGATTCCACGTCAAATTGAATCTTTGAAcgcatacatgaagtattaaatgtagctaaacaaaataactaattatatattttgttaataatttgtgagacgaattttttaagtctaGTTAATCCATGACgagacaataattaccaaatacaaataaaaatactatTATGTTTTACAGATTCACTTTAATGCATCTAAAACAAGGCCTGAGATGTCTGGAGGAAGTGGGTTAGATATCTGTAGAACCATGGTTACTATCTGATCTAAACTCCACTCCTACGCACGGAGTACTACCTGCCAAACGGGACGTGACGAGCCCAGCACGCTGTTCGCAAGTGTCAACGGATGCTGGCGAACGGTGATGTCTGCATTTCCTCTGCTTCACGAGTGACGGATTGTTTTGTTTGTGCCACATCAGTTGCAGTTGGGTACAATCATAGCATCATAAATGATTTACTAGTAATTTACTATAGCGAAGCACGGAAGGGTTGACTCGGTGTGCCGTGTTGACCTGCCATCGCTACGGGCCTCCTCCGTAGGTGTCCACCGTTCCCCAcccgctcgccaccgccggaACTTGCGGGCTTGCAGCCGCCTCCGCCTGCGCAGCCTTGACCGACCGCTTGTCTGTTGACTCCGCCGCTGCGCTCCTCACATACCcacccaggccagccggccagcCCCGCCGCCCCGTGCCACTCCCAACCGAACGATGCCTCCTCCCCCGCGTccacccgcggcggcgctcccgctcatcctcctcctcctcctcgccgcggcgccggcgcgggggcaGCAGGAGTACGAGGCCAACAAGCAGAACGCCTGCTACGCCACCAACGCCAGCTCCGTGCTCGGCTACGTCTGCAACGCCACCACGGCCTCCGCCCGGGCCTGCGACTCCTACCTCGTcttccgcgccgcgccgccgctgtacGAGTCCCCCCTCTCCATCTCCTACCTCCTCAACGCCTCCGtccccgccacggccgccgcgacCGGCGTCCCGGCGGTGTCCCCGCTCGCGGCCTCCCGCCTCGTGCTCGCCCCCGTCCCCTGCGCCTGCACGCCCGGCGGCTACTTCCAGCACAACGCCTCCTACACCATCCAGTTCCCCGGCGAGACCTACTTCATCCTCGCCAACATCACCTTCCAGGGCCTCACCACCTGCCAGGCGCTCATCGCGCAGAACCCGCTCCACGACAGCCGGGGCCTCGTCGACGGGAACAGCCTCACCGTGCTGCTCCGCTGCGCGTGCCCGTCCCCGGCGCAGGCCGCCAGGGGGGTCCGCCACCTGCTCTCCTACCTCGTCACGTGGGGCGACGACGTCACCTCCATCGCCGCCAGGTTCCGCGTCGCCGCGCGGGACGTGCTCGACGCCAAcagcctcgccgccgaccaGATCATATTCCCCTTCACCACGCTGCTCATCCCGCTCCGGGACCTGCCCACGCCGGACATGCTCgcgtccccggcgccgccgccggcgccgtccccgccgcagaccgcgcccgcgccgtcgGGCGGGTCGGGGAGCGGGAAGTGGGTCGGCGTTGGGGTCGGGGTGGGTTGCGGCGCTCTCGCGCTGGCCGGAATTCTCGGCCTGCTCCTCTTccgggcccggcggcggcggcggcagcggcttgcGGATGGGGGAAGCGGCCGTCAGGGGAAGGTGGTCCTCGACGGGTCCTCGTCGGCGGAGTACGGCGCTCTGGCCTCGGGGAAGCAGACCACTAacacgaccacgtcctcgtcgtcgtcggcgacgaggTCGCTGGTGGCAAGCGACGTTCGCGGGGCCGTGGAGGCGCTGACGGTGTACAAGTACTCGGAGCTGGAGAAGGCCACCGCGGGGTTCGCCGAGGAGCGGCAGATCCCGGGGACGTCCGTGTACCGGGCCGTCATCaacggcgacgcggcggcggtgaagcgCGTGGCCGGCGACGTCAGCGGCGAGGTCGGCATCCTGATGCGCATCAACCACTCCTGCCTCGTCCGCCTCTCGGGCCTCTGCGTCCACCGCGGCGACACCTACCTCGTCTTCGAGTTCGCGGAGAACGGCGCGCTCAGCGActggctccacggcggcggtggcggccggaccCTCCGGTGGAGGCAGCGCGTGCAGGTGGCGTTCGACGTCGCCGACGGGCTCAACTACCTCCACAACTACACGAACCCGCCGTGCGTGCACAAGAACCTCAAGAGCAGCAacgtcctcctcgacgccgACCTCCGCGCCAAGGTGTCGAGCTTCGGGCTGGCGCGCGCGGTCAgcgcggccgacggcggcgcgcagctCACGCGCCGCGTCGTGGGCACGCAGGGCTACCTCGCGCCCGAGTACCTCGAGCACGGCCTCATCACGCACAAGCTCGACGTGTTCGCGTTCGGGGTCATCCTCCTCGAGCTGCTCTCCGGGAAGGAGGCCGCGTTCGCGGACGCCGAGACGGGCGAGGAGGCGCTGCTGTgggaggccgcggaggaggcgctggtggcggacggcggcgaggacgtgGACCGGGTCAAGGTGCGCGCTTTCGCGGACCCGCGGCTGCACGGGGACTATCCGGTGGACCTCGCGCTCgccgtggcggcgctggcgctgcgGTGCGTGGCGCGGGAGCCCCGCGCGCGACCGGCCATGGACGAGGTGTTCGTCTCGCTCTCGGCGGTGTACAACTCGACGCTGGATTGGGATCCATCCGACTACGGCACCTCCGGATCTTCGATGGTTGGGAGGTAGAAGAGATTAGCGTAGAGCGAGAGATTGCGTAGATTGGGGACGATTTGGGATATAGTATTATCATCGATTCATCAATTTGTGTTATAATTTTGTGTTATAATTGCTAGTATAATCAAATCTGATCAAATTTGTGTTACAATTTGGGAAATGTAAAAAATCATCTACCGAATATCTGGAGGCTTGGAATTGGTTACTAGTACAATCAAATCCACTCAAACTAGCTAGGTGGCCCGCacaaatagcgcgggtagctagttttttttctttattctcCACATATATTATACTACGGTTGCTGCTGGACCTTTCACCTTTACGGGCCGTATACAGGTCTACAAATTTTCTATTTTAGCTGACAAAGTACAATCTTTTCCTTTATCATCACCCGCTCAAATATGACTCGTGTTAAATTTTTCTCTTTATTCTTTCAATTATAGTTGTTTCTTGTAAACTAATGCTATTAAATTGTGCTTCTCCATAGCCATTTCGATAATTTTTTAGGGTTGTTATCATGCTCCCTAAACAACATATTAATGACCAGTTTGGTAGGGCTTCATCTCTTTCTGAAATTGATTTAGTTTGGGCTTCTGAGCTGAAACTATTTCAAAAGAATATTTGGCAAAGCAGCTTTTTAATGGTAATGTGATAATTTTGATAATATTTTAGATTTTGACGAGGGAGAAAAAGCTGGTTAAAGTCATTTTTAGCTCCTCTCTATTGTAAGCCAATCTGAGTTTAATTTCATGTTGGTTTTTTGTGTGAAGCCGTTTTATTTTTACCTATATTTACCAAAAACTGTTGGAGAAATTATTGAAGAAGCCAccaacaaacacaccctaatAATTGTCAGGGGTTAACATGGTATTGTCAAAGGTGCTAGCTAGTGTTTCAGATATTGATAATATATGATGAAGAGCATATCAAGGCTCAACAAATACCATAGTCATGCCACTACTTAGCTACTAATTCATGATGATTGATTTCTAACAtttaatatttattatttgtttgtttcTCGACTGAAAGTAGAAGCATGCATCTTTCTAACATTTTCCAAACCAATACTACACTAAAACTGAATGTTAGATGGTGGCAATTGTCATGATATAGTTGTTGTACTCTATTATGCTAGGCAACTGATCAAGCAAGTCGTATAATCGAGGCAATGGTTAACTCGTCATAAAGGCAACAAAAGAAGTTGTACCAGTAGTGATAATACCATAAAAAATTTAGCCACATGTGCTCTTTATTTATGTAATTTGCTTCCAAATATCAATTGAGACTTGAACACCTTTTTTCATTATTTTTcttgtaatttatttatttatctattcATTATTTACATGacctttattttatttccttcCAAATTCATGTAGAATAGTATATTTTCTTATTATTTTATTGTTAAGTTAAATTATATGCTAAACATATTCAACAAAATATTTGGATTAACTTAAAACATCATATTATCATAAAATTAATGATGTATATATTTTACTATTAGCATGGTGATTTCAAACTATACTTCTAAATGCAGCTTAAAGAAATTCTATTTTGTTTTAAAATTCAATTCTTTCTCAATTGTATTTGACACATATTTTAATTTTGCTATTTTTTCATAATTCATCTACAAATTAACTACTAATTGTATTAATTTTAATTCTAGAGTTAGCTATTTATCAACCATTTGTGAacatgtaatttcttttttaattaaaatttgGTTATTTATTATTTGTATTTGACCTATACAGTTGCAACCCAAAAGCTTTAACAGTGATAATATTCATCTTTAAAGTTTTCAAATATCCCCGCAACTACCATCGAGTTATCTGTGAAGACATCGTTATATATAATTAATCTAGCTAGTCAAACAAACACATTATAACCACAGGTCCGCAGTTCGACCTACATGTGGCATAGTGATTAATATACATAGAGTAAATATCACTTTGGTAATTGTATCATGGTTTATGCAGAGGAATATAATATACAACGAATAAGGGTGGCATCTAATTTAATTAAAGTTCCCAATATACAAATATCTTTAACAAATATACAGTAGATAATATCATGATGTGACTGTTGTCACTTAT is drawn from Panicum virgatum strain AP13 chromosome 1N, P.virgatum_v5, whole genome shotgun sequence and contains these coding sequences:
- the LOC120654942 gene encoding protein LYK5-like, whose product is MPPPPRPPAAALPLILLLLLAAAPARGQQEYEANKQNACYATNASSVLGYVCNATTASARACDSYLVFRAAPPLYESPLSISYLLNASVPATAAATGVPAVSPLAASRLVLAPVPCACTPGGYFQHNASYTIQFPGETYFILANITFQGLTTCQALIAQNPLHDSRGLVDGNSLTVLLRCACPSPAQAARGVRHLLSYLVTWGDDVTSIAARFRVAARDVLDANSLAADQIIFPFTTLLIPLRDLPTPDMLASPAPPPAPSPPQTAPAPSGGSGSGKWVGVGVGVGCGALALAGILGLLLFRARRRRRQRLADGGSGRQGKVVLDGSSSAEYGALASGKQTTNTTTSSSSSATRSLVASDVRGAVEALTVYKYSELEKATAGFAEERQIPGTSVYRAVINGDAAAVKRVAGDVSGEVGILMRINHSCLVRLSGLCVHRGDTYLVFEFAENGALSDWLHGGGGGRTLRWRQRVQVAFDVADGLNYLHNYTNPPCVHKNLKSSNVLLDADLRAKVSSFGLARAVSAADGGAQLTRRVVGTQGYLAPEYLEHGLITHKLDVFAFGVILLELLSGKEAAFADAETGEEALLWEAAEEALVADGGEDVDRVKVRAFADPRLHGDYPVDLALAVAALALRCVAREPRARPAMDEVFVSLSAVYNSTLDWDPSDYGTSGSSMVGR